One window from the genome of Microcebus murinus isolate Inina chromosome X, M.murinus_Inina_mat1.0, whole genome shotgun sequence encodes:
- the BCOR gene encoding BCL-6 corepressor isoform X7, which produces MLSATPLYGNVHSWMNSERVRMCGASEDRKIPVNDGDTSKARLELREENPLNHNVVDANTAHRIDGLAALSMDRTGLIREGLRVPGNIVYSSLCGLGSEKGREAATSTLGGLGFSAERNPEMQFKPNTPETVEASAVSGKPPNGFSAIYKTPPGIQKSAVATAETLGLDRPASDKQSPLNINGASYLRLPWVNPYMEGATPAIYPFLDSPNKYSLNMYKALLPQQSYSLAQPLYSPVCTNGERFLYLPPPHYVSPHIPSSLASPMRLSTPSASPAIPPLVHCADKSLPWKMGVSPGNPVDSHAYPHIQNSKQPRVPSAKAVTSGLPGDTALLLPPSPRPSPRVHLPTQPTADTYSEFHKHYARISTSPSVTLSKPYMTVSSEFPTARLSNGKYPKAPEGGESAQPVPGHTRKTAVQDRKDGGSPPLLEKQTVTKDVTDKPLDLSSKVVDVDASKADHMKKMAPTVLVHSRAGSGLVLSGSEIPKETLSPPGNGCAIYRSEIISTAPSSWVVPGPSPNEENNGKSMSLKNKTLDWAIPQQRSSSCPRMGGTDAVITNVSGSVSSAGRPASASPAPNANADGTKTSRNSVDTTPSVIQHVGQPPTTPAKHSNSTSSKGTKASNPEPSFKANENGLPPSSIFLSPNEAFRSPPIPYPRSYLPYPAPEGIAISPLSLHGKGPVYPHPVLLPNGSLFPGHLAPKPGLPYGLPTGRPEFVTYQDALGLGMVHPMLIPHTPIEIAKEEKPERRSRSHERARYEDPTLRNRFSEILEAGSTKLHPEVPTDKNLKPNPSWNQGKTVVKSDKLVYVDLLREEPDAKTEANVSKPGFVAETVSQSAEPAKPPTDPALQQHRDFITLREELGRISDFHEAYTFKQAPGQSVFSLNKDSVPAGTNKENVGMPVSTPFLEPTLGNDGPTVTFGKTQEDPKPFCVGGTPPSVDVTPTYTKDGADEAESNDGKVLKPKPSKLAKRIANSAGYVGDRFKCVTTELYADSSQLSREQRALQRAMMRFSELEMKEREGGHPATKDSEVCKFSPTDWERLKGNQDKKPKSVALEEAIADQNESERCDYSAGNKHHDPFEAPEDKDLPVEKYFVERQPVSEPPADQVAADMPHSPTVRLDRKRKVSGDSSHTETTAEEQPEDPLLKAKRRRVSKGLHPKKQRHLLHLRERWEQQVSAAESKPGRQSRKEVTQVVQPEVTTQGNNITEEKPGRKRAEAKGNRSWSEESLKSSDNEQGLPVFSGSPPMKSLSSTNAGGKKQTQPSCTPASRPPAKQQKIKESQKTDVLCTDEEEDCQAASLPQKYTDNSEKPSGKRLCKTKHLIPQEPRRGLSLTGDYYVENADGKMTVRRFRKRPEPSSDYDLSPAKQEPKPFDRLQQLLPASQSTQLPRSSSPQETTQSRPMPPEARRLIVNKNAGETLLQRAARLGYEEVVLYCLENKICDVNHRDNAGYCALHEACARGWLNIVRHLLEYGADVNCSAQDGTRPLHDAVENDHLEIVRLLLSYGADPTLATYSGRTIMKMTHSELMEKFLTDYLNDLQGRSDDDSSGSWEFYGSSVCEPDDESGYDVLANPPGPEDQDDDDDSYSDVFEFEFSESPLLPCYNIQVSVAQGPRNWLLLSDVLKKLKMSSRIFRCNFPNVEIVTIAEAEFYRQVSASLLFSCSKDLEAFNPESKELLDLVEFTSELQTLLGSSVEWLHPNDVVSDDYW; this is translated from the exons ATGCTCTCAGCAACCCCCCTGTATGGGAACGTTCACAGCTGGATGAACAGCGAGAGGGTCCGCATGTGTGGGGCAAGCGAAGACAG GAAAATTCCTGTAAATGATGGTGACACTTCAAAAGCCAGACTGGAACTGAGGGAAGAGAATCCCTTGAACCACAACGTG GTGGATGCAAATACGGCCCATCGGATTGATGGCCTGGCAGCACTGAGCATGGACCGCACCGGCCTGATCCGGGAAGGGCTCCGGGTCCCCGGAAACATTGTTTATTCTAGCTTGTGTGGACTGGGCTCAGAGAAAGGTCGGGAGGCTGCCACAAGCACTCTAGGTGGCCTTGGGTTTTCTGCAGAGAGAAATCCAGAGATGCAGTTCAAACCGAATACACCCGAGACAGTGGAGGCTTCCGCTgtctctggaaaacccccaaatGGCTTCAGTGCTATATACAAAACACCGCCTGGAATACAAAAAAGTGCTGTAGCCACAGCAGAAACACTGGGCTTGGACAGGCCTGCCAGTGACAAACAGAGCCCCCTAAACATCAATGGTGCTAGTTACCTGCGGCTGCCCTGGGTCAATCCTTACATGGAAGGTGCCACGCCAGCCATCTACCCTTTCCTCGACTCGCCAAATAAGTATTCACTGAACATGTACAAGGCCTTGCTACCTCAGCAGTCCTACAGCTTGGCCCAGCCTCTGTATTCTCCAGTCTGCACCAACGGGGAGCGCTTTCTCTACCTGCCGCCACCTCACTACGTCAGTCCCCACATCCCGTCGTCCTTGGCATCACCTATGAGGCTCTCGACGCCTTCTGCCTCCCCAGCCATCCCACCTCTCGTCCACTGTGCAGACAAAAGCCTCCCATGGAAGATGGGTGTCAGTCCTGGGAACCCCGTTGATTCCCATGCCTATCCCCACATCCAGAACAGTAAACAGCCCAGGGTGCCCTCTGCTAAGGCAGTCACTAGTGGTCTGCCAGGGGACACAGCTCTCCTGTTGCCTCCCTCGCCTCGGCCCTCACCCCGGGTCCACCTTCCCACCCAGCCTACTGCAGACACCTACTCTGAGTTCCACAAGCACTATGCCAGGATCTCCACCTCTCCTTCAGTCACCCTGTCGAAGCCATACATGACGGTCAGCAGCGAGTTCCCCACGGCCAGGCTCTCCAACGGCAAGTATCCCAAGGCTCCGGAAGGGGGTGAAAGTGCCCAACCAGTGCCCGGGCACACCCGGAAGACAGCAGTTCAAGACAGGAAAGATGGTGGTTCACCTCCTCTGTTGGAGAAGCAGACCGTTACCAAAGACGTCACAGATAAACCACTAGACTTATCTTCTAAAGTGGTGGATGTAGATGCTTCCAAAGCTGACCACATGAAAAAGATGGCTCCCACAGTCCTGGTTCACAGCAGGGCTGGAAGTGGCTTAGTGCTCTCCGGAAGTGAGATTCCTAAGGAAACATTATCTCCTCCAGGAAATGGCTGTGCTATCTATAGATCTGAAATCATTAGCACTGCTCCGTCATCCTGGGTGGTGCCTGGGCCAAGTCCTAACGAAGAGAACAATGGCAAAAGCATGTcgctgaaaaacaaaacactggacTGGGCAATCCCACAGCAGAGGAGTTCATCATGTCCCCGAATGGGTGGCACGGACGCTGTGATCACTAATGTTTCCGGGTCAGTGTCAAGTGCAGGCCGCCCAGCCTCTGCATCACCGGCCCCAAATGCCAATGCAGATGGCACCAAGACCAGCAGGAACTCCGTGGACACCACCCCATCTGTCATTCAGCACGTGGGCCAGCCCCCAACCACGCCTGCTAAGCACAGCAACAGCACCAGCAGCAAGGGCACCAAAGCCAGCAACCCAGAACCGAGTTTCAAAGCAAACGAGAATGGCCTCCCACCAAGTTCAATATTTCTGTCTCCAAATGAGGCATTCAGGTCCCCACCAATTCCCTACCCCAGGAGTTACCTCCCTTACCCAGCGCCTGAGGGCATTGCTATAAGTCCCCTCTCCTTACATGGCAAAGGACCTGTCTACCCTCACCCAGTTTTGTTACCCAACGGCAGTCTCTTTCCTGGGCACCTTGCTCCAAAGCCTGGACTGCCCTATGGGCTGCCCACCGGCAGGCCAGAGTTTGTGACCTACCAAGATGCCCTGGGCTTGGGCATGGTGCATCCCATGTTAATACCACACACACCCATAGAGATCGCTAAAGAGGAGAAACCAGAGAGGAGGTCCCGGTCCCACGAGAGAGCCCGCTACGAGGACCCAACCCTCCGGAATCGGTTTTCTGAGATCTTGGAAGCTGGCAGCACCAAGTTACATCCAGAAGTCCCCACGGACAAGAACCTAAAGCCAAATCCCAGCTGGAATCAAGGGAAGACTGTTGTCAAAAGCGACAAACTTGTCTATGTAGACCTTCTCCGAGAAGAACCAGATGCTAAAACTGAGGCAAATGTGTCCAAACCTGGCTTTGTAGCGGAGACTGTTAGCCAGAGTGCTGAGCCCGCCAAGCCCCCAACTGACCCAGCTCTGCAGCAACACCGTGATTTCATCACCTTGAGAGAGGAGTTGGGGCGCATCAGTGACTTCCATGAAGCTTATACTTTCAAACAGGCTCCAGGCCAGTCAGTCTTCAGTTTAAACAAGGACAGTGTTCCGGCTGGTACCAACAAAGAGAACGTAGGGATGCCAGTCTCAACTCCATTCCTGGAGCCAACTCTGGGGAACGATGGCCCTACTGTAACTTTTGGTAAAACCCAAGAGGATCCCAAACCATTCTGTGTGGGTGGTACCCCCCCGAGCGTGGACGTCACCCCCACCTATACCAAAGATGGAGCTGATGAGGCGGAATCAAATGATGGCAAAGTTCTGAAACCGAAGCCATCTAAGCTGGCAAAGAGAATCGCAAACTCGGCAGGTTACGTGGGTGACCGATTCAAGTGTGTCACTACTGAACTGTACGCAGATTCCAGTCAGCTCAGCAGGGAGCAGCGGGCATTGCAG CGTGCAATGATGCGCTTCTCAGAGTTggagatgaaagaaagagaaggtggCCACCCAGCAACCAAAGACTCCGAGGTGTGCAAATTTAGTCCAACTGACTGGGAAAGGTTGAAAGGAAATCAGGACAAAAAGCCAAAGTCGGTCGCCCTGGAGGAGGCCATTGCCGACCAGAACGAAAGTGAGAGAT GCGACTATAGTGCCGGAAATAAACACCATGATCCCTTTGAAGCCCCGGAGGACAAAGATCTTCCTGTGGAGAAGTACTTTGTGGAGAGGCAGCCTGTGAGCGAGCCACCCGCAGACCAGGTGGCTGCGGACATGCCACACAGCCCCACCGTCCGGCTGGACAGGAAACGCAAAGTCTCAGGTGACAGCAGCCACACTGAGACCACTGCGGAGGAGCAGCCAGAGGACCCTCTGCTAAAAGCCAAGCGAAGACGAGTCTCCAAAG GGCTCCATCCTAAAAAACAACGCCACTTGCTGCACCTTAGAGAACGGTGGGAGCAGCAGGTGTCGGCAGCAGAGAGCAAACCTGGCCGGCAAAGCAGAAAGGAAGTGACCCAGGTGGTTCAGCCTGAGGTTACTACCCAGGGGAATAACATCACCGAAGAGAAACCTGGCAGGAAAAGGGCAGAGGCCAAAGGCAACAGAAGCTGGTCGGAAGAGTCGCTCAAATCCAGTGACAATGAACAAG GCTTGCCTGTGTTCTCCGGCTCTCCGCCCATGAAGAGTCTTTCATCCACCAATGCAGGCGGCAAAAAGCAGACTCAGCCAAGCTGCACGCCAGCCTCGAGGCCGCCTGCCAAACagcagaaaattaaagaaagccAGAAGACAGATGTGCTGTGCACAGATGAAGAAGAGGATTGCCAGGCTGCCTCCCTGCCACAGAAATACACCGACAACAGTGAGAAACCATCCGGGAAGAGACTGTGCAAAACCAAGCATTTGATACCTCAGGAGCCCAGGCGGGGGCTGTCGCTGACGGGGGACTACTACGTGGAGAATGCTGATGGCAAG ATGACTGTCCGGAGATTCAGAAAGCGGCCTGAGCCCAGTTCGGACTACGATCTGTCACCAGCTAAGCAGGAGCCAAAGCCCTTCGACCGCTTGCAGCAACTGCTACCAGCTTCCCAGTCCACGCAGCTACCACGCTCAAGTTCCCCTCAAGAGACCACCCAGTCTCGCCCGATGCCGCCGGAAGCACGGAGACTTATTGTCAATAAGAACGCTGGCGAGACCCTCCTGCAGCGGGCAGCCAGGCTTGGCTATGAG gaAGTGGTCTTGTACTGCCTGGAGAACAAGATTTGTGATGTGAACCATCGAGACAACGCAGGTTACTGTGCCCTACATGAAGCTTGTGCTAGAGGGTGGCTCAACATCGTGCGACACCTCCTTGAATATGGCGCTGATGTCAACTGCAGTGCCCAGGATGGAACCAG GCCACTGCATGATGCCGTTGAGAACGATCACTTGGAAATTGTCCGCTTGCTCCTTTCCTATGGTGCTGACCCCACTTTGGCTACGTACTCAGGTAGAACCATCATGAAGATGACACACAGTGAACTTATGGAAAAGTTTTTAACAG aTTATTTAAATGACCTTCAAGGTCGCAGTGATGATGACTCCAGTGGCTCTTGGGAGTTCTATGGCAGCTCTGTGTGTG AACCCGATGATGAAAGTGGCTATGATGTTTTAGCAAACCCCCCAGGACCAGAAGACCAGGATGATGATGACGATTCCTATAGTGATGTGTTCGAATTTGAATTTTCAGAAAGCCCCCTTTTACCGTGCTACAACATCCAAGTATCTGTCGCTCAGGG gCCACGAAACTGGCTACTACTTTCAGATGtgcttaagaaattaaaaatgtcctCCCGCATATTCCGC
- the BCOR gene encoding BCL-6 corepressor isoform X6 — protein MLSATPLYGNVHSWMNSERVRMCGASEDRKIPVNDGDTSKARLELREENPLNHNVVDANTAHRIDGLAALSMDRTGLIREGLRVPGNIVYSSLCGLGSEKGREAATSTLGGLGFSAERNPEMQFKPNTPETVEASAVSGKPPNGFSAIYKTPPGIQKSAVATAETLGLDRPASDKQSPLNINGASYLRLPWVNPYMEGATPAIYPFLDSPNKYSLNMYKALLPQQSYSLAQPLYSPVCTNGERFLYLPPPHYVSPHIPSSLASPMRLSTPSASPAIPPLVHCADKSLPWKMGVSPGNPVDSHAYPHIQNSKQPRVPSAKAVTSGLPGDTALLLPPSPRPSPRVHLPTQPTADTYSEFHKHYARISTSPSVTLSKPYMTVSSEFPTARLSNGKYPKAPEGGESAQPVPGHTRKTAVQDRKDGGSPPLLEKQTVTKDVTDKPLDLSSKVVDVDASKADHMKKMAPTVLVHSRAGSGLVLSGSEIPKETLSPPGNGCAIYRSEIISTAPSSWVVPGPSPNEENNGKSMSLKNKTLDWAIPQQRSSSCPRMGGTDAVITNVSGSVSSAGRPASASPAPNANADGTKTSRNSVDTTPSVIQHVGQPPTTPAKHSNSTSSKGTKASNPEPSFKANENGLPPSSIFLSPNEAFRSPPIPYPRSYLPYPAPEGIAISPLSLHGKGPVYPHPVLLPNGSLFPGHLAPKPGLPYGLPTGRPEFVTYQDALGLGMVHPMLIPHTPIEIAKEEKPERRSRSHERARYEDPTLRNRFSEILEAGSTKLHPEVPTDKNLKPNPSWNQGKTVVKSDKLVYVDLLREEPDAKTEANVSKPGFVAETVSQSAEPAKPPTDPALQQHRDFITLREELGRISDFHEAYTFKQAPGQSVFSLNKDSVPAGTNKENVGMPVSTPFLEPTLGNDGPTVTFGKTQEDPKPFCVGGTPPSVDVTPTYTKDGADEAESNDGKVLKPKPSKLAKRIANSAGYVGDRFKCVTTELYADSSQLSREQRALQMEGLQEDSILCLPAAYCERAMMRFSELEMKEREGGHPATKDSEVCKFSPTDWERLKGNQDKKPKSVALEEAIADQNESERCDYSAGNKHHDPFEAPEDKDLPVEKYFVERQPVSEPPADQVAADMPHSPTVRLDRKRKVSGDSSHTETTAEEQPEDPLLKAKRRRVSKGLHPKKQRHLLHLRERWEQQVSAAESKPGRQSRKEVTQVVQPEVTTQGNNITEEKPGRKRAEAKGNRSWSEESLKSSDNEQGLPVFSGSPPMKSLSSTNAGGKKQTQPSCTPASRPPAKQQKIKESQKTDVLCTDEEEDCQAASLPQKYTDNSEKPSGKRLCKTKHLIPQEPRRGLSLTGDYYVENADGKMTVRRFRKRPEPSSDYDLSPAKQEPKPFDRLQQLLPASQSTQLPRSSSPQETTQSRPMPPEARRLIVNKNAGETLLQRAARLGYEEVVLYCLENKICDVNHRDNAGYCALHEACARGWLNIVRHLLEYGADVNCSAQDGTRPLHDAVENDHLEIVRLLLSYGADPTLATYSGRTIMKMTHSELMEKFLTDYLNDLQGRSDDDSSGSWEFYGSSVCEPDDESGYDVLANPPGPEDQDDDDDSYSDVFEFEFSESPLLPCYNIQVSVAQGPRNWLLLSDVLKKLKMSSRIFRCNFPNVEIVTIAEAEFYRQVSASLLFSCSKDLEAFNPESKELLDLVEFTSELQTLLGSSVEWLHPNDVVSDDYW, from the exons ATGCTCTCAGCAACCCCCCTGTATGGGAACGTTCACAGCTGGATGAACAGCGAGAGGGTCCGCATGTGTGGGGCAAGCGAAGACAG GAAAATTCCTGTAAATGATGGTGACACTTCAAAAGCCAGACTGGAACTGAGGGAAGAGAATCCCTTGAACCACAACGTG GTGGATGCAAATACGGCCCATCGGATTGATGGCCTGGCAGCACTGAGCATGGACCGCACCGGCCTGATCCGGGAAGGGCTCCGGGTCCCCGGAAACATTGTTTATTCTAGCTTGTGTGGACTGGGCTCAGAGAAAGGTCGGGAGGCTGCCACAAGCACTCTAGGTGGCCTTGGGTTTTCTGCAGAGAGAAATCCAGAGATGCAGTTCAAACCGAATACACCCGAGACAGTGGAGGCTTCCGCTgtctctggaaaacccccaaatGGCTTCAGTGCTATATACAAAACACCGCCTGGAATACAAAAAAGTGCTGTAGCCACAGCAGAAACACTGGGCTTGGACAGGCCTGCCAGTGACAAACAGAGCCCCCTAAACATCAATGGTGCTAGTTACCTGCGGCTGCCCTGGGTCAATCCTTACATGGAAGGTGCCACGCCAGCCATCTACCCTTTCCTCGACTCGCCAAATAAGTATTCACTGAACATGTACAAGGCCTTGCTACCTCAGCAGTCCTACAGCTTGGCCCAGCCTCTGTATTCTCCAGTCTGCACCAACGGGGAGCGCTTTCTCTACCTGCCGCCACCTCACTACGTCAGTCCCCACATCCCGTCGTCCTTGGCATCACCTATGAGGCTCTCGACGCCTTCTGCCTCCCCAGCCATCCCACCTCTCGTCCACTGTGCAGACAAAAGCCTCCCATGGAAGATGGGTGTCAGTCCTGGGAACCCCGTTGATTCCCATGCCTATCCCCACATCCAGAACAGTAAACAGCCCAGGGTGCCCTCTGCTAAGGCAGTCACTAGTGGTCTGCCAGGGGACACAGCTCTCCTGTTGCCTCCCTCGCCTCGGCCCTCACCCCGGGTCCACCTTCCCACCCAGCCTACTGCAGACACCTACTCTGAGTTCCACAAGCACTATGCCAGGATCTCCACCTCTCCTTCAGTCACCCTGTCGAAGCCATACATGACGGTCAGCAGCGAGTTCCCCACGGCCAGGCTCTCCAACGGCAAGTATCCCAAGGCTCCGGAAGGGGGTGAAAGTGCCCAACCAGTGCCCGGGCACACCCGGAAGACAGCAGTTCAAGACAGGAAAGATGGTGGTTCACCTCCTCTGTTGGAGAAGCAGACCGTTACCAAAGACGTCACAGATAAACCACTAGACTTATCTTCTAAAGTGGTGGATGTAGATGCTTCCAAAGCTGACCACATGAAAAAGATGGCTCCCACAGTCCTGGTTCACAGCAGGGCTGGAAGTGGCTTAGTGCTCTCCGGAAGTGAGATTCCTAAGGAAACATTATCTCCTCCAGGAAATGGCTGTGCTATCTATAGATCTGAAATCATTAGCACTGCTCCGTCATCCTGGGTGGTGCCTGGGCCAAGTCCTAACGAAGAGAACAATGGCAAAAGCATGTcgctgaaaaacaaaacactggacTGGGCAATCCCACAGCAGAGGAGTTCATCATGTCCCCGAATGGGTGGCACGGACGCTGTGATCACTAATGTTTCCGGGTCAGTGTCAAGTGCAGGCCGCCCAGCCTCTGCATCACCGGCCCCAAATGCCAATGCAGATGGCACCAAGACCAGCAGGAACTCCGTGGACACCACCCCATCTGTCATTCAGCACGTGGGCCAGCCCCCAACCACGCCTGCTAAGCACAGCAACAGCACCAGCAGCAAGGGCACCAAAGCCAGCAACCCAGAACCGAGTTTCAAAGCAAACGAGAATGGCCTCCCACCAAGTTCAATATTTCTGTCTCCAAATGAGGCATTCAGGTCCCCACCAATTCCCTACCCCAGGAGTTACCTCCCTTACCCAGCGCCTGAGGGCATTGCTATAAGTCCCCTCTCCTTACATGGCAAAGGACCTGTCTACCCTCACCCAGTTTTGTTACCCAACGGCAGTCTCTTTCCTGGGCACCTTGCTCCAAAGCCTGGACTGCCCTATGGGCTGCCCACCGGCAGGCCAGAGTTTGTGACCTACCAAGATGCCCTGGGCTTGGGCATGGTGCATCCCATGTTAATACCACACACACCCATAGAGATCGCTAAAGAGGAGAAACCAGAGAGGAGGTCCCGGTCCCACGAGAGAGCCCGCTACGAGGACCCAACCCTCCGGAATCGGTTTTCTGAGATCTTGGAAGCTGGCAGCACCAAGTTACATCCAGAAGTCCCCACGGACAAGAACCTAAAGCCAAATCCCAGCTGGAATCAAGGGAAGACTGTTGTCAAAAGCGACAAACTTGTCTATGTAGACCTTCTCCGAGAAGAACCAGATGCTAAAACTGAGGCAAATGTGTCCAAACCTGGCTTTGTAGCGGAGACTGTTAGCCAGAGTGCTGAGCCCGCCAAGCCCCCAACTGACCCAGCTCTGCAGCAACACCGTGATTTCATCACCTTGAGAGAGGAGTTGGGGCGCATCAGTGACTTCCATGAAGCTTATACTTTCAAACAGGCTCCAGGCCAGTCAGTCTTCAGTTTAAACAAGGACAGTGTTCCGGCTGGTACCAACAAAGAGAACGTAGGGATGCCAGTCTCAACTCCATTCCTGGAGCCAACTCTGGGGAACGATGGCCCTACTGTAACTTTTGGTAAAACCCAAGAGGATCCCAAACCATTCTGTGTGGGTGGTACCCCCCCGAGCGTGGACGTCACCCCCACCTATACCAAAGATGGAGCTGATGAGGCGGAATCAAATGATGGCAAAGTTCTGAAACCGAAGCCATCTAAGCTGGCAAAGAGAATCGCAAACTCGGCAGGTTACGTGGGTGACCGATTCAAGTGTGTCACTACTGAACTGTACGCAGATTCCAGTCAGCTCAGCAGGGAGCAGCGGGCATTGCAG ATGGAAGGATTACAAGAGGACAGTATTTTATGTCTACCCGCTGCTTACTGTGAG CGTGCAATGATGCGCTTCTCAGAGTTggagatgaaagaaagagaaggtggCCACCCAGCAACCAAAGACTCCGAGGTGTGCAAATTTAGTCCAACTGACTGGGAAAGGTTGAAAGGAAATCAGGACAAAAAGCCAAAGTCGGTCGCCCTGGAGGAGGCCATTGCCGACCAGAACGAAAGTGAGAGAT GCGACTATAGTGCCGGAAATAAACACCATGATCCCTTTGAAGCCCCGGAGGACAAAGATCTTCCTGTGGAGAAGTACTTTGTGGAGAGGCAGCCTGTGAGCGAGCCACCCGCAGACCAGGTGGCTGCGGACATGCCACACAGCCCCACCGTCCGGCTGGACAGGAAACGCAAAGTCTCAGGTGACAGCAGCCACACTGAGACCACTGCGGAGGAGCAGCCAGAGGACCCTCTGCTAAAAGCCAAGCGAAGACGAGTCTCCAAAG GGCTCCATCCTAAAAAACAACGCCACTTGCTGCACCTTAGAGAACGGTGGGAGCAGCAGGTGTCGGCAGCAGAGAGCAAACCTGGCCGGCAAAGCAGAAAGGAAGTGACCCAGGTGGTTCAGCCTGAGGTTACTACCCAGGGGAATAACATCACCGAAGAGAAACCTGGCAGGAAAAGGGCAGAGGCCAAAGGCAACAGAAGCTGGTCGGAAGAGTCGCTCAAATCCAGTGACAATGAACAAG GCTTGCCTGTGTTCTCCGGCTCTCCGCCCATGAAGAGTCTTTCATCCACCAATGCAGGCGGCAAAAAGCAGACTCAGCCAAGCTGCACGCCAGCCTCGAGGCCGCCTGCCAAACagcagaaaattaaagaaagccAGAAGACAGATGTGCTGTGCACAGATGAAGAAGAGGATTGCCAGGCTGCCTCCCTGCCACAGAAATACACCGACAACAGTGAGAAACCATCCGGGAAGAGACTGTGCAAAACCAAGCATTTGATACCTCAGGAGCCCAGGCGGGGGCTGTCGCTGACGGGGGACTACTACGTGGAGAATGCTGATGGCAAG ATGACTGTCCGGAGATTCAGAAAGCGGCCTGAGCCCAGTTCGGACTACGATCTGTCACCAGCTAAGCAGGAGCCAAAGCCCTTCGACCGCTTGCAGCAACTGCTACCAGCTTCCCAGTCCACGCAGCTACCACGCTCAAGTTCCCCTCAAGAGACCACCCAGTCTCGCCCGATGCCGCCGGAAGCACGGAGACTTATTGTCAATAAGAACGCTGGCGAGACCCTCCTGCAGCGGGCAGCCAGGCTTGGCTATGAG gaAGTGGTCTTGTACTGCCTGGAGAACAAGATTTGTGATGTGAACCATCGAGACAACGCAGGTTACTGTGCCCTACATGAAGCTTGTGCTAGAGGGTGGCTCAACATCGTGCGACACCTCCTTGAATATGGCGCTGATGTCAACTGCAGTGCCCAGGATGGAACCAG GCCACTGCATGATGCCGTTGAGAACGATCACTTGGAAATTGTCCGCTTGCTCCTTTCCTATGGTGCTGACCCCACTTTGGCTACGTACTCAGGTAGAACCATCATGAAGATGACACACAGTGAACTTATGGAAAAGTTTTTAACAG aTTATTTAAATGACCTTCAAGGTCGCAGTGATGATGACTCCAGTGGCTCTTGGGAGTTCTATGGCAGCTCTGTGTGTG AACCCGATGATGAAAGTGGCTATGATGTTTTAGCAAACCCCCCAGGACCAGAAGACCAGGATGATGATGACGATTCCTATAGTGATGTGTTCGAATTTGAATTTTCAGAAAGCCCCCTTTTACCGTGCTACAACATCCAAGTATCTGTCGCTCAGGG gCCACGAAACTGGCTACTACTTTCAGATGtgcttaagaaattaaaaatgtcctCCCGCATATTCCGC